A window of Scomber scombrus chromosome 23, fScoSco1.1, whole genome shotgun sequence contains these coding sequences:
- the LOC134006210 gene encoding uncharacterized protein LOC134006210 codes for MLRVLVPLVLLALTETSTSQSDSGLVSEYRLFDVVWGPSNPVATTIANSSFFIEKLRSRNLTESSYNRFIDHDAHYLRGISHVLEAPINSLQEADDVRSLLQDTLKHYTSRNQTSLASLTPPWLNYTLRCFKSMVKEEPVYWLVALSARASFLNLLVEGRCSKDQVEQSSTFYKQWCDDNMVESHWMQRYKTILEGHKDQINPDTAINIFRVQMMNQKSFYRALDPDK; via the exons ATGTTGCGTGTGTTGGTTCCTCTCGTACTGTTGGCCCTGACTGAGACGTCCACCTCACAGTCCGATTCAG gcctTGTCTCAGAGTACAGGTTATTTGATGTTGTGTGGGGCCCCAGCAACCCAGTGGCGACTACGATTGCcaattcatcttttttcatcGAGAAGCTGCGGTCTCGTAACCTGACGGAGAGCAGCTACAACAGATTCATCGACCATGACGCGCATTATCTGCGTGGAATCAGCCACGTACTGGAG GCCCCGATTAATAGTCTCCAGGAAGCAGATGACGTGAGGTCACTACTGCAGGACACACTTAAACACTACACAAGCAGAAACCAG acCTCCCTTGCCTCACTTACCCCACCATGGCTCAACTACACACTCAGGTGTTTCAAATCTATGGTTAAGGAGGAGCCGGTCTATTGGCTGGTGGCTCTGTCAGCCCGGGCCTCTTTCCTTAACCTGCTGGTGGAGGGCCGGTGCAGTAAAGATCAGGTCGAACAGTCCAGCACCTTCTACAAGCAGTGGTGCGACGACAATATGGTGGAGTCCCATTGGATGCAAAG GTACAAAACTATTTTAGAGGGACACAAGGATCAGATAAATCCCGATACAGCCATCAACATCTTCAGAGTGCAGATGATGAACCAGAAGAGCTTCTACAGGGCTTT agACCCTGATAAATGA